Sequence from the Paenibacillus riograndensis SBR5 genome:
CCGCTGTTTAAGATCGAGCGCAATAAGGTCGTCCGCTATGCTCAGACCGAGAAGGAACGTGATGAGATTATTGCCAGCTTCGGCGAGAATGTTAAAGTCAACGTTCAACGGTATAAAGGTCTTGGGGAAATGAATGCGGCACAGCTATGGGATACGACTATGGACCCTGAGAGCCGTATGATGCTGCAGGTCACCATCGAGGATGCGATTCTCGCTGACGGAATCTTTGATACGCTGATGGGCGACAATGTTGAACCCCGGCGGGAATTTATTCAGGAGCATGCACAATCCGTGCGCAACCTGGATATTTAATACATGGCAGTTTGTTGTAATGAACCTCCGTTTTCTCTATTGTGATAAATAAGAGAGCGGAGGTTCTTTTTTAATGTCTTTTAACCCGTTTGTGCCGACGGACTGAGGTGGAGCGGGCTTTTTTTAATCTACCGTAAGCCCGGGCATAACTGCGGATCTTGCGGTAATTAGACTTATTCTGAAAGCTGCTGAATACAATAATGGATGGAAGTGTGTTAACCTCCAGCAGCCAAAGATCATGATGCGAATCTATAGCTACATCAAGTCCAATCTCTTTAAGACCCGGATAGGCGGTTTCTAGCTGTGCAGCAATTTTAACGCCCATTAATTTCAATTTCTGAATGGTCGCATTCATTTCATCTGGAATCATATGCGTTTTTAGCAGATTGCGAACGGTATAAATGCTGCCCCCACTGTGGTAGTTAGTGACAACTTTTTGTGGAGCGGCCACTCTGCCCAGCATCCCCGTGGTTTCCCATGCTCCTGAAAGGTTTTTTTGCGTAAGTACCCGCAGATCGAAAGGCCGGTCCTGATGACAGAGCAGATCAATACCCTGCTGAATCAAATACGTACGTCCTTTAATCCGCAGCAGCAAAGCTGCATGCAGCTCCTGTGGTGAGGAGAAGGCCTCTGCATCTTTTGCATAGCGCAGAATATACATTACCTTTTGTTCAACAACTGCTTCACTCTCCACGATCCCATGGGTTAAAGCGCGGTCACTGCTCCCCGGTTGACGGTCACTGGGGCTTAAATGAACCGTACGCTGTTCTGCCCTCATTACCCCGCTGCCAAAAGTCCCGCGATCTGGCTTAATATATACCGTTCCGTAAATCCCAAGCAGTTCTACTAACGCCTCCAGGCTGTATTTTCGTGTTTCGGGAATATATACAGCCAGCTGACGGTTTGGTAAAATGACTTTCGTCTTGGCCCATTTACTGGACACCCGCTGAATCTTCATGACCTGCCTCCTTCAAAGTATTACGAGCAGTAACATCCAATTCATATTCATAGAGTCAGGCATTGGCAGCTGAAATTTCAGGACAAGCAACCCAAACAATGTTATAATATAAGGATATGGGGCTATGTCTTTTGGGACAAAATAAGAGTTATAAGCCTTTCTTCTTGTCTTTACATTCTATGTGCTGAAGGCAATGGCGGAGCGGGCGTCTATCCGTATCCCGCCAAAGAAAATCATTATAGAAGATAAAAGGCTATCATGTTTAATTGTGCTGCTTTTGTGAAAGTAATATAATTAAGGGTAGCGGTTTTTAACTGAAGGAGGTCCAGCAACTCATGGCTGAACAAAATAACCCGCAAGTCAAAGATCGGGACATTGGTGAGGAAATGCGCGAATCCTTTATGGATTACGCGATGAGCATCATTGTAAGCCGGGCTTTGCCGGATGTGCGGGACGGACTTAAGCCTGTCCACCGACGCATTTTGTTTGCGATGTCGGAACTTGGAATGTTTGCCGATAAACCTCATAAGAAATCAGCAAGAATCGTCGGTGAGGTTATCGGTAAGTATCATCCTCACGGGGACTCTGCTGTTTATGAAACGATGGTCCGGATGGCGCAGGATTTCTCAATGCGGTATATGCTCGTCGATGGCCACGGGAACTTTGGCTCTATTGACGGCGACATGGCTGCAGCCATGCGGTACACCGAAGCCCGGCTCTCCAAAATTGCCGGAGAAATGCTACGCGATCTGAACAAAGAGACGGTTGATTTCGCACCCAACTATGATGGTGAAGAGAATGAGCCCGTAGTATTGCCTGCCCGCTATCCGAACCTGCTTGTTAACGGGGTATCTGGTATCGCTGTCGGTATGGCTACCAATATTCCTCCTCATAATCTGGGAGAGGTTATTGACGGTGTACAGGCGATGATCAAGAATCCTGACATTACACCCATGGAACTCATGGAATATATTCAAGGCCCGGATTTTCCGACGGCTGGTTACATTTTAGGCCGTGAGGGCATCCGTCAAGCTTACCGTACTGGCCGCGGATCGGTAACTATGCGAGCCAAAGCGGATATCGAAGAAAATAACGGCAAAGCGCGGATCATTGTAAGTGAGCTGCCCTACCAGGTCAACAAAGCCAGACTGGTTGAGAAGATCGCCGAATTAGTGCGTGAGAAACGGATTGAAGGCATTACAGATCTTCGGGATGAATCGGACCGCAATGGTATGCGTGTAGTTGTTGAGATGAGACGTGATGTGAACCCGAATGTGGTGCTGAATAATCTTTACAAGCATACGTCGATGCAGTCTACATTTGGTATCAACATGCTTGCTATCGTTAATAACGAACCGAAGATTCTTAATCTCCGGGATGTACTGTACCATTACTTGCAGCATCAGATTGAAGTTATCCGGCGCCGGACGATTTTCGATCTCAAAAAAGCTGAAGCGCGGGCGCATATTCTGGAAGGATTGCGTATCGCACTGGATCATCTGGATGAGGTTATTGCCTTGATCCGCGCTTCCCGTACGACTGATATTGCGCGGGATGGCTTGATGAGCACATTCAGCCTCAGCGTAGAGCAGGCACAAGCCATCCTGGATATGCGGATGCAGCGTCTAACCGGCCTGGAACGTGAAAAAATCGAGAACGAATATAATGAGCTATTGGCTAAGATTGCTGAATACCGTGAGATCCTGGCTAATGAGCATCTGGTACTGGAGATTATCAGCAACGAGCTCCAGGAAATCCGTGACAGGTATTCTGATGACCGTCGTACAGAAATCACGATTGGGGAAGAAAGCATCCTTGATGAGGATCTGATTCCGCGTGAAGAGGTTGTCATCACTATTACGCATACCGGATACATTAAGCGTCTGCCGGTCAGTACCTATCGCAGCCAGAAGCGTGGAGGCCGCGGTGTTATGGGGATGGATACCAAAGACCAGGACTTCGTGGAACATCTCTTTGTGAGCAACTCCCACAATTACCTGATGTTCTTTACCGATAAGGGCAAGGTATACCGGATCAAGGCTTATGAGATTCCGGAGCTTGGACGGACTGCGCGTGGGACACCAATCATCAACCTGATTCAGATCGAACAAGGTGAGAAGATTAGTGCTGTAATCCAGGTGGAAGATGCCGACAGCGATAAATACCTCTTCTTTGCGACCCGTGAAGGGATCGTCAAGAAGACACCTCTGGAGGATTATAACAATATCCGCAAAGGCGGATTGATTGCGATCAATCTCCGTGAGGAAGACTCTCTAATCGAGGTTAAGCTGACGGATGGCGAGCAAAACCTGATTATCGGTACTGCACGCGGGATGTCGATTACGTTCTCAGAGAATGATGTCCGTTCCATGGGACGCAGCGCAACCGGCGTTAAAGGTATCACACTTGATGACAATGACCATGTTATTGGGATGGATTGTGTAGACAAGGAGCTGGAGGTACTGATTGTAACCTCCAAGGGTTACGGCAAGCGTACCCCTGCCCTGGACTATCGTTCCCAGACCCGTGGCGGCAAAGGAATCAAGACCATTAACCTTACCGACAAGAATGGTCCTGTAGTCGGGCTGAAGGTTGTCAAAAAAGACGAGGACCTCATGATCATTACAACGAGCGGTACCCTGATCCGTACCAGTATGGATGGTATTTCTACCATGGGACGTTATGCTCAAGGGGTTAAGCTGATTAACATCCGTGAAGATGATGCTGTAGCCACGCTCTGCAGAGCCGATAAGAGTGAAGAGGAGGAATTCTCCGAGCAAGAGGCTGGCGAGGGAGTGACAAGCGAGGTTGTTGTTGAGGAAGCTGGGGAAGAAATCCAGTCTGAGACAGTCTCTGATGGCGAAGAGGATCATCTGGAGTAAAATAAATATCAAGAGCATGGGTTTCTATTGCAGAAACTCATGCTCTTTTTGCGTACCTGCAGTTGAATTGAACATATTTTGCAATTTAATTTAAGGAAAATCCCTGCTCCATCTAGTCGCCTGCAGTTATCCATACTATAATTAGAGAGTTATATTACTGGGCACAAGTGTTTCAGAAACAGAGGGGCTGATTTTATGCCGAGCATCTCCGTAGGGGAAGTTAAGCCGGGGACAAAGATTATTAAAGATGTGGTAACACCTTTGGGAGGCGTTTTATTTACCAAGGGGAAAATTATACTGCCGCGGGATATTGAGATCCTGCAGGCTTTTTTGATCCAGCACATAGAGATTGAAGGCGCACAGGAAGAGAACAAAGCTCCTGAGACAGCTAAGGCAGTCACCAAGCCAGCAGCCTCCAAGCCAGGGGCATTAATCAATGAGTCTCAGCTTGCCAAAAGCAATTCTCCGCTTCACGATGAATATGAGAAGATGTTGGCTCTTATTAAAAAAAGCTATGCTGCTGCTGCCGCTGCCCAATTGCCTATACTTGAATTACGAAGCCAGTTGGAAGCACTGATCAGTCATTTGAAGGATTATCATATTCTGAAGTTTGCACCGCGTGTTCTTTTTGACCAGGATTACAATTATCACAACGCCGTGCTCTCTGCATTAACCTCTTACAAAATCGCCCAGTGGTGCGGGTATCCGCAGAAGGATTGGATGCAGACTGCATTTGCAGGCTTGCTGCATGATATAGGGAACGTTAAGGTTGATTCGTCACTGCTGCAGAAGCCAACACCGCTGACTGCTGATGAGATAGAAGAAGTGCGCAGGCATACCACTTACGGATACCAGCTGCTGCGCAATGTTACAGCTATCAATGAAGGCGTCCGGCTGGCCGCATTGCAGCATCATGAGAAGATCGATGGTTCAGGGTATCCCCTCCGGCTGGAAGGCAGCCAGATCCACTTCTATGCCAAGATTGTGGCCGTAGCTGATATATTCCATGCCATGACGCTGGAGAAGGCTTACAGAAAGGCACAGTCGCCATACCTGGTATTGGAGCAGTTGCAGGCTGAGAGCTTCGGGAAGCTGGATCCGGTTATTGTTCAAACATTCATTCAAAAAACAACCGATTTCTATAACGGTACAAGAATACGCCTTAGCGATGGCCGCCATGGTGAAATTATATTTACTGACCGCAGCAATCCTACCCGGCCGATGGTTAAGGTTGAGGGGACGATCGTTAATTTAATGCTGGAGCGGGAGTTGTATATTCAAGAGATCATTGCTTGATACTATGTAGGATATAACCTTTATATAGGGTTTTAAGGCTGTTCCCTGCTTAGCTGCTTGTTTATAGCGGTGTAGAGGGAATAGCTTTTTTCTTTTAAAATAATGCTTGCAATGAATCTCTGTACATGGTATATTCTTATTCCGGCCATGAAAGTTAAACGCCGAGCTCGAAAAGAAATTAAAAAAGAGCTTGCATTAATCGGCCGAACGTGATATATTATAAGAGTTGCTGGTGACGAGATAATCATCGCCTACAACGAGTTTGATCTTTGAAAACTGAACAACGAGTGAGTGGGATTTCACGCAAGTGAGATCCAAAACAGATGAGTTTCACAGCGTGTTTCACGCTTTTGAAATTTCATCAGAGAATGCAAATTCTCGTCAGATGTTTCAAAATGAGCTATCGCTCTTTTCAATACCAATTGGAGAGTTTGATCCTGGCTCAGGACGAACGCTGGCGGCGTGCCTAATACATGCAAGTCGAGCGGAGTTTATCCTTCGGGGTAAGCTTAGCGGCGGACGGGTGAGTAACACGTAGGCAACCTACCCTCTAGACTGGGATAACTACCGGAAACGGTAGCTAATACCGGATAATTCCTTGACCCTCCTGGGTTTGGGATGAAAGGCGGAGCAATCTGCTACTAAAGGATGGGCCTGCGGCGCATTAGCTAGTTGGTGGGGTAACGGCCTACCAAGGCGACGATGCGTAGCCGACCTGAGAGGGTGAACGGCCACACTGGGACTGAGACACGGCCCAGACTCCTACGGGAGGCAGCAGTAGGGAATCTTCCGCAATGGGCGAAAGCCTGACGGAGCAACGCCGCGTGAGTGATGAAGGTTTTCGGATCGTAAAGCTCTGTTGCCAGGGAAGAACGTCCGGTAGAGTAACTGCTACCGGAGTGACGGTACCTGAGAAGAAAGCCCCGGCTAACTACGTGCCAGCAGCCGCGGTAATACGTAGGGGGCAAGCGTTGTCCGGAATTATTGGGCGTAAAGCGCGCGCAGGCGGCTGCTTAAGTCTGGTGTTTAAACCTTGGGCTCAACCTGGGGTCGCACTGGAAACTGGGCAGCTTGAGTACAGAAGAGGAAAGTGGAATTCCACGTGTAGCGGTGAAATGCGTAGAGATGTGGAGGAACACCAGTGGCGAAGGCGACTTTCTGGGCTGTAACTGACGCTGAGGCGCGAAAGCGTGGGGAGCAAACAGGATTAGATACCCTGGTAGTCCACGCCGTAAACGATGAGTGCTAGGTGTTAGGGGTTTCGATACCCTTGGTGCCGAAGTTAACACAGTAAGCACTCCGCCTGGGGAGTACGGTCGCAAGACTGAAACTCAAAGGAATTGACGGGGACCCGCACAAGCAGTGGAGTATGTGGTTTAATTCGAAGCAACGCGAAGAACCTTACCAGGTCTTGACATCCAACTAACGAAGCAGAGATGCATTAGGTGCCCTTCGGGGAAAGTTGAGACAGGTGGTGCATGGTTGTCGTCAGCTCGTGTCGTGAGATGTTGGGTTAAGTCCCGCAACGAGCGCAACCCTTGACTTTAGTTGCCAGCAGGTAAGGCTGGGCACTCTAGAGTGACTGCCGGTGACAAACCGGAGGAAGGTGGGGATGACGTCAAATCATCATGCCCCTTATGACCTGGGCTACACACGTACTACAATGGCCGGTACAACGGGAAGCGAAGCCGCGAGGTGGAGCCAATCCCAGCAAAGCCGGTCTCAGTTCGGATTGCAGGCTGCAACTCGCCTGCATGAAGTCGGAATTGCTAGTAATCGCGGATCAGCATGCCGCGGTGAATACGTTCCCGGGTCTTGTACACACCGCCCGTCACACCACGAGAGTTTACAACACCCGAAGTCGGTGGGGTAACCCGCAAGGGGGCCAGCCGCCGAAGGTGGGGTAGATGATTGGGGTGAAGTCGTAACAAGGTAGCCGTATCGGAAGGTGCGGCTGGATCACCTCCTTTCTATGGAGAATCGTTCTCTGCAATGAGAACATTCAAATCGGAAGCTTTGCTTCCATTAGAACCCTTGGGTTCGAACACTCACTCGTTGCTCAGTTTTGAGAGTTTAAGCTCTCAATGGACATATTGGTTTCCAGAACTTGCTTGTAGCCAAGCCGCTCGGAAACATGATATGATCTTCTTCCGGAGTTAAATCTGGAATCACTTGATCCTTGAAAACTGGATACCGAAACGAAAATGCGTTTTAGAACATTCCTTTAAGCTGAACTTGTGTAAGCAAGTTTCAATATTTTAGTGATGCTAGCGATTTTCCCTACGGGAAAACGCAATGGTTAAGCTAATAAGAGCACACGGAGGATGCCTAGGCGCCAGGAGCCGACGAAGGACGTGGCGAACAACGAAACTGCCTCGGGGAGCTGTAAGCAAGCTTTGATCCGGGGGTGTCCGAATGGGGAAACCCGGCTGTGGTAATTCGCAGTCACTCATACCTGAATACATAGGGTGTGAAGAGGCAGACCAGGGGAACTGAAACATCTAAGTACCCTGAGGAAGAGAAAACAATAGTGATTCCGTCAGTAGCGGCGAGCGAACGCGGAACAGCCTAAACCAGGGAGCTTGCTCCTTGGGGTTGTGGGACGTCTCACACGGAGTTACAAAGGAAAGTTATAGGCGAAGAGGTCTGGAAAGGCCCGCGATAGAGGTAAAAGCCCTGTAGCTCAAATAGCTTTCTCTCCGAGACGGATCCCGAGTAGTGCGGGGCACGTGAAACCCCGTATGAATCCGGCAGGACCATCTGCTAAGGCTAAATACTACCTGGCGACCGATAGTGAAACAGTACCGTGAGGGAAAGGTGAAAAGCACCCCGGAAGGGGAGTGAAAGAGAACCTGAAACCGTGTGCTTACAAAAAGTCAGAGTCCTCTATATGGATGATGGCGTGCCTTTTGTAGAATGAACCGGCGAGTTACGTTTAACATGCAAGGTTAAGGTGAGAAGCCGGAGCCGCAGCGAAAGCGAGTCTGAATAGGGCGATTGAGTATGTGGACGTAGACCCGAAACCGTGTGATCTACCCCTGTCCAGGGTGAAGGTGCGGTAACACGCACTGGAGGCCCGAACCCACGTACGTTGAAAAGTGCGGGGATGAGGTGGGGGTAGCGGAGAAATTCCAATCGAACTCGGAGATAGCTGGTTCTCCCCGAAATAGCTTTAGGGCTAGCCTCGGTGAATGGAGTCGTGGAGGTAGAGCACTGATTGGGTGCGGGGCCCGCAAGGGTTACCAAGCTCAGTCAAACTCCGAATGCCATGGACTTCTTGCCGGGAGTCAGACAGTGAGTGCTAAGATCCATTGTCAAAAGGGAAACAGCCCAGACCATCAGCTAAGGTCCCCAAGTGTGTGTTAAGTGGGAAAGGATGTGGAGTTGCACAGACAACCAGGATGTTGGCTTAGAAGCAGCCACCATTGAAAGAGTGCGTAATAGCTCACTGGTCGAGTGACTCTGCGCCGAAAATGTAACGGGGCTAAACACACCACCGAAGCTATGGCTTGATGCTTTGCATCAGGGGTAGGGGAGCGTTGTATGTAGATTGAAGGTGTACCGTAAGGAGCGCTGGACCGCATACAAGTGAGAATGCCGGTATGAGTAACGAAAAGATCAGTGAGAATCTGATCCGCCGAAAGCCCAAGGTTTCCTGAGGAAGGCTCGTCCGCTCAGGGTAAGTCGGGACCTAAGGCGAGGCCGACAGGCGTAGTCGAAGGACAACAGTTTGAAATTACTGTACCACCGTAATCCGCTACGAGCGATGGGGTGACGCAGGAGGGTAGTGACGCGGACTGATGGATGTCCGTCCAAGCAGTGAGGCTGGTGTGTAGGCAAATCCGCACACCGTAAGGCTGGGCTGTGATGGGGAGCGAAAATTACAGTAGCGAAGGTCATGATCTCACACTGCCAAGAAAAGCCTCTAGCCAGGAGAAGGTGCCCGTACCGCAAACCGACACAGGTAGGCGAGAAGAGAATTCTAAGGCGCGCGGAAGAACTCTCGTTAAGGAACTCGGCAAAATGACCCCGTAACTTCGGGAGAAGGGGTGCCTCGGTAGGGTGAATAGCCCGAGGGGGCCGCAGTGAAAAGGCCCAAGCGACTGTTTAGCAAAAACACAGGTCTGTGCGAAGCCGCAAGGCGAAGTATACGGGCTGACGCCTGCCCGGTGCTGGAAGGTTAAGGGGAGCGGTTAGGAGGCAACTCCGAAGCTGTGAACCGAAGCCCCAGTAAACGGCGGCCGTAACTATAACGGTCCTAAGGTAGCGAAATTCCTTGTCAGGTAAATTCTGACCCGCACGAATGGCGTAACGACTTGGGCGCTGTCTCAACGAGAGATCCGGTGAAATTTTAATACCTGTGAAGATGCAGGTTACCCGCGACAAGACGGAAAGACCCCATGGAGCTTTACTGCAGCTTGATATTGAATTTGGGTACGATCTGTACAGGATAGGTGGGAGCCGTAGAAGCCGGAGCGCAAGCTTCGGTGGAGGCGCCGTTGGGATACCACCCTGATCGTATCTAGGTTCTAACCTGGTACCCTAAACGGGTACGGGGACCGTGTCAGGCGGGCAGTTTGACTGGGGCGGTCGCCTCCTAAAGAGTAACGGAGGCGTTCAAAGGTTCCCTCAGAATGGTTGGAAATCATTCGAAGAGTGCAAAGGCAGAAGGGAGCTTGACTGCGAGACCTACAAGTCGAGCAGGGACGAAAGTCGGACTTAGTGATCCGGTGGTACCGCATGGAAGGGCCATCGCTCAACGGATAAAAGCTACCCTGGGGATAACAGGCTTATCTCCCCCAAGAGTCCACATCGACGGGGAGGTTTGGCACCTCGATGTCGGCTCATCGCATCCTGGGGCTGAAGTAGGTCCCAAGGGTTGGGCTGTTCGCCCATTAAAGCGGTACGCGAGCTGGGTTCAGAACGTCGTGAGACAGTTCGGTCCCTATCTGTCGTGGGCGTAGGAAATTTGAGAGGAGCTGTCCTTAGTACGAGAGGACCGGGATGGACGTACCGCTGGTGCACCAGTTGTTCCGCCAGGAGCATGGCTGGGTAGCTACGTACGGACGGGATAAGCGCTGAAAGCATCTAAGCGTGAAGCCCCCCTCAAGATGAGATTTCCCAGCATGTAAGACCCCTTGAAGACGACGAGGTAGATAGGTTGGAGGTGGAAGCACGGCAACGTGTGGAGCTGACCAATACTAATCGGTCGAGGGCTTATCCAAATAACTAACACGCAGATTTCGTTTCGGATTCAGTTTTCAGGAATCAAATTCCTGAAGCATTTGCACCGCAAGTGCCCGTTTGGTGGCGATAGCGGAGGGGTTCCACGCGTACCCATCCCGAACACGACCGTTAAGCCCTCCAGCGCCGATGGTACTTGGACCGAAGGGTCCTGGGAGAGTAGGACGCCGCCAAGCACATGAAGCCATTGTTGAGTAATCGACAGTGGCTTTTTTTGTTTTTTAGGCAATTGTGAGCTCCTCCGGTTAAATACATTAATGTAATCTTTGTTCTTGGATTGTATTTAAGCAAAGAAGGATTGAAAGAATAAGTAGTAAAACGCTTTCAATCGAGTGACATTTTTGTTACCGACAGCCTTTGTGTCTCAAGTATAATAGTAAAGTGCAAATATTAAGCACATCCTTAATACGAATGAACTACTGATAAATTTCTGATTTTGAAATTTTTTGTGTCTTTAGATGCACGGTAGAGGTAAGGAGGATTTGAGATATGAAGCGAACCCGACCTTTATGGATTATATTTATTGTTTGTATAGTTGGTGTAATGCTGGCTGGTTGCGGAACTAAAGAGCCTGCTTGGGATGCTTTTGAGGGTGCTCTTAATGAGAAAAGCTTTCCGGTACCAAAGGAAGCTAATTCTACAGAACACACAACTACTAATGTTGCTATGGACTATGTCCGATATTCTAT
This genomic interval carries:
- the gyrA gene encoding DNA gyrase subunit A, yielding MAEQNNPQVKDRDIGEEMRESFMDYAMSIIVSRALPDVRDGLKPVHRRILFAMSELGMFADKPHKKSARIVGEVIGKYHPHGDSAVYETMVRMAQDFSMRYMLVDGHGNFGSIDGDMAAAMRYTEARLSKIAGEMLRDLNKETVDFAPNYDGEENEPVVLPARYPNLLVNGVSGIAVGMATNIPPHNLGEVIDGVQAMIKNPDITPMELMEYIQGPDFPTAGYILGREGIRQAYRTGRGSVTMRAKADIEENNGKARIIVSELPYQVNKARLVEKIAELVREKRIEGITDLRDESDRNGMRVVVEMRRDVNPNVVLNNLYKHTSMQSTFGINMLAIVNNEPKILNLRDVLYHYLQHQIEVIRRRTIFDLKKAEARAHILEGLRIALDHLDEVIALIRASRTTDIARDGLMSTFSLSVEQAQAILDMRMQRLTGLEREKIENEYNELLAKIAEYREILANEHLVLEIISNELQEIRDRYSDDRRTEITIGEESILDEDLIPREEVVITITHTGYIKRLPVSTYRSQKRGGRGVMGMDTKDQDFVEHLFVSNSHNYLMFFTDKGKVYRIKAYEIPELGRTARGTPIINLIQIEQGEKISAVIQVEDADSDKYLFFATREGIVKKTPLEDYNNIRKGGLIAINLREEDSLIEVKLTDGEQNLIIGTARGMSITFSENDVRSMGRSATGVKGITLDDNDHVIGMDCVDKELEVLIVTSKGYGKRTPALDYRSQTRGGKGIKTINLTDKNGPVVGLKVVKKDEDLMIITTSGTLIRTSMDGISTMGRYAQGVKLINIREDDAVATLCRADKSEEEEFSEQEAGEGVTSEVVVEEAGEEIQSETVSDGEEDHLE
- a CDS encoding HD-GYP domain-containing protein — its product is MPSISVGEVKPGTKIIKDVVTPLGGVLFTKGKIILPRDIEILQAFLIQHIEIEGAQEENKAPETAKAVTKPAASKPGALINESQLAKSNSPLHDEYEKMLALIKKSYAAAAAAQLPILELRSQLEALISHLKDYHILKFAPRVLFDQDYNYHNAVLSALTSYKIAQWCGYPQKDWMQTAFAGLLHDIGNVKVDSSLLQKPTPLTADEIEEVRRHTTYGYQLLRNVTAINEGVRLAALQHHEKIDGSGYPLRLEGSQIHFYAKIVAVADIFHAMTLEKAYRKAQSPYLVLEQLQAESFGKLDPVIVQTFIQKTTDFYNGTRIRLSDGRHGEIIFTDRSNPTRPMVKVEGTIVNLMLERELYIQEIIA
- a CDS encoding YheC/YheD family protein; amino-acid sequence: MKIQRVSSKWAKTKVILPNRQLAVYIPETRKYSLEALVELLGIYGTVYIKPDRGTFGSGVMRAEQRTVHLSPSDRQPGSSDRALTHGIVESEAVVEQKVMYILRYAKDAEAFSSPQELHAALLLRIKGRTYLIQQGIDLLCHQDRPFDLRVLTQKNLSGAWETTGMLGRVAAPQKVVTNYHSGGSIYTVRNLLKTHMIPDEMNATIQKLKLMGVKIAAQLETAYPGLKEIGLDVAIDSHHDLWLLEVNTLPSIIVFSSFQNKSNYRKIRSYARAYGRLKKARSTSVRRHKRVKRH